The following proteins are encoded in a genomic region of Rudaeicoccus suwonensis:
- a CDS encoding TetR/AcrR family transcriptional regulator: MSLKESASGRRRRGNELQEALLDAAWAELTERGYDDFTIEAVADRASTSRAVIYRRWSAKPDLVRAALVHYVSRETLGSVDTGSLRGDLLAMLRRANELRAPVVTLIVTQLGAFYREADATLADVRHEMTGSDVVLNEIFERAVARGEADPAKLTPRVRAVTFDLYRNEVLMTQQPQPEEVLVSIVDEVALPLVR; encoded by the coding sequence ATGTCTCTTAAAGAGAGTGCATCGGGGCGTCGTCGACGCGGCAACGAGTTGCAGGAGGCACTGCTCGACGCCGCCTGGGCGGAACTCACCGAGCGCGGGTATGACGATTTCACGATCGAGGCGGTGGCCGATCGGGCGAGCACCAGCCGTGCGGTGATCTATCGACGCTGGTCGGCCAAGCCGGACCTGGTGCGCGCGGCGCTCGTTCACTATGTCTCGCGCGAGACCCTGGGCTCGGTGGACACCGGGAGCCTCCGCGGAGACCTCTTGGCGATGCTGCGGCGCGCGAACGAGTTGCGGGCGCCCGTCGTGACGCTGATCGTGACCCAACTGGGGGCCTTCTACCGCGAGGCCGATGCCACCCTCGCCGACGTCAGACACGAGATGACCGGCAGTGATGTGGTGCTCAACGAGATCTTCGAACGAGCAGTGGCACGGGGTGAGGCGGACCCGGCGAAGTTGACCCCGCGAGTGCGGGCGGTGACCTTCGATCTGTATCGCAACGAGGTCCTCATGACGCAGCAGCCGCAACCCGAGGAGGTCCTGGTGTCGATCGTCGACGAGGTCGCACTGCCGTTGGTGCGCTGA
- a CDS encoding MDR family MFS transporter, which yields MSRLSSPSPRTEPAPIDPAVWRILGVVLLGAVAVLFDTTIVSVALRTLTVSLHTSVATVQWVSTGYLLAMGVTIPIAAWAQRVLGGRRLWILALSIFLAGSVLSSVSWNITSLIAFRVVQGIGGGIIVPLTSTLIIQAAGGRQLGRIMSVAGLPAVLGPILGPVIGGFILEHLHWSWMFWINVPFCVAGIALALRYLPADPPISRHRIDGIGFVLMAPAFVGLLYGLSNVSKAGGFSRTDVVFPLVLGGILLAAFVGWALHRRGRALIDLTLLRHWPLTSSSILLFLSGASLYGAMLLLPLFFQELRGQSVLMTGMLLIPQGIGTLISRSTAGRLFDTMGARWLAVAGFLLAAAGTVPFAYADAHTSVLWLMGVLLLRGIGLGVATVPVMAIGFQGLRNEQIPDASIITRIAQQIGGSFGTAVLAMVLLDTRTSATTQSVTPGFHAAFWWATALTLLGMLLSLALPSSPPPAAADSAPHPQRGTALSPESVDNNEVDVAAESRVNVVGERP from the coding sequence ATGTCACGACTTTCCTCACCTTCCCCTAGGACCGAACCGGCTCCGATCGATCCTGCCGTATGGCGCATTTTGGGCGTCGTCCTCCTCGGAGCCGTCGCCGTCCTCTTCGACACAACCATCGTCTCGGTCGCGCTGCGAACGCTCACTGTCTCGCTCCACACCTCGGTTGCCACCGTGCAATGGGTCAGCACCGGATACCTCCTGGCCATGGGCGTCACGATCCCGATCGCAGCCTGGGCACAACGGGTCCTCGGCGGCCGACGACTGTGGATCCTCGCGCTGTCGATCTTCCTTGCCGGCTCAGTGCTCAGCAGCGTGTCGTGGAACATCACCAGCCTGATCGCCTTCCGCGTCGTGCAGGGGATCGGCGGCGGCATCATCGTGCCGCTGACCTCGACACTCATCATCCAGGCTGCCGGCGGCCGCCAACTCGGGCGAATCATGTCGGTGGCCGGTCTGCCGGCCGTCCTCGGGCCGATTCTCGGGCCGGTCATCGGTGGATTCATTCTGGAGCACCTGCACTGGTCGTGGATGTTCTGGATCAACGTCCCCTTCTGCGTCGCCGGCATCGCCTTGGCCCTGAGGTACCTCCCGGCGGATCCACCGATCTCGCGCCATCGCATCGACGGCATCGGCTTCGTCCTGATGGCACCAGCCTTCGTCGGACTGCTCTACGGCCTCAGTAATGTCAGCAAGGCGGGCGGGTTCAGCCGCACCGACGTGGTCTTTCCGCTCGTGCTCGGTGGAATTCTGCTCGCGGCATTCGTCGGTTGGGCATTGCACCGCCGCGGCCGAGCGCTGATCGATCTGACCCTGCTGCGGCATTGGCCGCTCACCTCGTCCTCGATCCTGCTGTTCCTGTCCGGTGCGAGTTTGTATGGCGCAATGCTGTTGCTGCCGCTGTTCTTCCAGGAGCTGCGCGGTCAGAGCGTGTTGATGACCGGCATGCTGCTGATCCCCCAGGGCATCGGCACGCTGATCAGCCGCAGCACGGCCGGACGTCTTTTCGACACGATGGGCGCCCGCTGGCTGGCGGTCGCGGGATTCCTGCTCGCCGCTGCCGGCACCGTGCCCTTTGCATATGCCGATGCCCACACCTCGGTCCTGTGGCTGATGGGGGTGCTGCTGCTGCGCGGCATCGGCCTGGGTGTCGCGACGGTTCCGGTCATGGCGATCGGATTCCAGGGGTTGCGCAACGAGCAGATCCCCGACGCGAGCATCATCACCCGCATCGCCCAGCAGATCGGCGGCTCGTTCGGAACGGCCGTTCTTGCGATGGTTCTGCTCGACACCCGGACGTCGGCCACGACGCAGTCGGTGACTCCGGGGTTCCATGCGGCCTTCTGGTGGGCGACCGCTCTGACCCTCCTCGGCATGCTGTTGTCGCTCGCACTGCCCTCGAGCCCACCGCCGGCGGCTGCCGACAGCGCACCCCATCCACAGAGAGGCACAGCGTTATCCCCAGAATCTGTGGATAACAATGAGGTTGATGTGGCAGCTGAATCCCGTGTGAATGTCGTCGGCGAACGTCCCTGA